A stretch of the Psychroserpens sp. Hel_I_66 genome encodes the following:
- the glyA gene encoding serine hydroxymethyltransferase, which yields MQRDSQIFELIDAEKERQINGLELIASENFVSKQVMEAAGSVLTNKYAEGYPGKRYYGGCEIVDEVEQIAIDRAKTLFGAVYANVQPHSGSQANTAVFAACLNAGDTILGFDLSHGGHLTHGSPVNFSGKLYNPTFYGVKKETGLIDYDMLADVAQKEKPKLIIAGASAYSRDIDFKKFREVADSVGALLLADISHPSGLIAKGILNDPLPHCHIVTTTTHKTLRGPRGGLILMGQDFDNPFGLKLKNGNLKKMSSLLDSAVFPGNQGGPLEHIIAAKAIAFGEALSEEFMHYMLQVKSNAAAMAKAFVGKGYDIISGGTDNHMMLIDLRNKDITGKEAEEALGKADITVNKNMVPFDDKSPFVTSGIRVGTAAVTTRGLKESDMETIVGHIDEAIMNYQNDSKLEDISEKVNVMMSGKPLFA from the coding sequence ATGCAACGCGATTCACAAATTTTTGAACTTATAGACGCAGAAAAAGAAAGACAAATCAATGGTTTGGAGCTTATCGCTTCAGAAAATTTTGTTAGCAAACAAGTCATGGAAGCTGCAGGATCTGTATTGACAAATAAATATGCCGAAGGTTACCCTGGAAAACGTTATTATGGAGGTTGTGAAATTGTTGATGAGGTGGAACAGATCGCTATCGACAGAGCAAAAACATTATTTGGTGCTGTGTATGCAAACGTGCAACCACATTCTGGCAGCCAAGCAAATACTGCTGTTTTTGCAGCTTGCTTAAATGCTGGAGATACAATTTTAGGTTTTGATCTATCACATGGTGGTCATTTAACACACGGATCTCCTGTGAATTTCTCTGGTAAATTATACAATCCAACCTTTTACGGTGTAAAAAAAGAAACAGGTCTTATTGATTATGACATGCTTGCAGATGTTGCGCAAAAAGAAAAACCAAAATTAATTATTGCAGGTGCATCGGCTTATTCAAGAGATATAGATTTTAAAAAATTTAGAGAAGTTGCAGATAGTGTAGGTGCACTTTTATTGGCAGATATTTCGCATCCATCTGGTTTAATTGCAAAAGGTATTTTGAATGACCCATTACCACATTGCCATATTGTAACGACAACAACACATAAAACGTTGAGAGGTCCAAGAGGCGGATTGATATTAATGGGACAAGATTTTGATAATCCTTTTGGTTTAAAACTGAAAAACGGAAACCTCAAAAAAATGTCCTCTTTATTGGATTCTGCTGTCTTTCCTGGAAATCAAGGTGGGCCTTTAGAGCATATTATTGCAGCAAAGGCGATTGCTTTTGGTGAGGCGCTTTCCGAAGAATTTATGCATTATATGCTACAAGTTAAAAGTAATGCTGCTGCAATGGCAAAAGCATTTGTAGGTAAAGGTTACGACATTATTTCTGGCGGAACAGACAACCATATGATGCTTATAGATCTTAGAAATAAGGATATTACTGGAAAAGAAGCAGAAGAAGCTTTAGGGAAAGCCGATATTACGGTTAATAAAAACATGGTACCGTTTGATGATAAAAGTCCGTTTGTGACGTCTGGCATTAGAGTAGGTACTGCTGCAGTAACAACCAGAGGATTGAAAGAAAGTGATATGGAAACCATAGTTGGCCATATCGATGAAGCAATAATGAATTATCAAAATGACTCTAAACTAGAAGACATTTCAGAGAAAGTAAATGTGATGATGAGTGGTAAACCTTTGTTTGCGTAA
- the fahA gene encoding fumarylacetoacetase — protein MPLSANNPDRTSWLHVGKNSDFPIQNIPFGVFLTRDDIITIGTRIGDTAIDLGALHQLGYFEGIPLTDDIFLQDTLNDFIADGRKTWRLVRNRIAQIFDAENDKLKNNTKHKETILFRLDEIEMQLPIQVGDYTDFYASKEHATNVGTMFRDPENALMPNWVHMPVGYHGRSSSIIPSGIPVHRPQGQTMPEGAKSPVFGPSKLLDFELEMAFITTDANDLGEPIPIEEAEEYIFGLVLFNDWSARDIQKWEYVPLGPFLGKSFASSMSPWIVTLDALEPFRVASPKQDPKPLDYLQTKGNKSFDINLEAAIQPKGAKETIVCKSNFKYMYWNMSQQLAHHTVNGCPVNSGDMMGSGTISGPTEDSYGSMLELSWKGTKPLKMKDGTERKFINDYDTVIMRGHCEKDGTRIGFGQVKTQLLPVFNPKKKK, from the coding sequence ATGCCATTATCAGCAAATAATCCAGATAGAACCTCATGGTTACATGTAGGTAAAAATTCAGATTTTCCCATTCAAAATATTCCTTTTGGAGTGTTTTTAACTCGGGACGACATCATCACAATTGGCACTAGAATTGGTGATACTGCCATAGACCTTGGCGCGTTGCATCAATTAGGATATTTTGAAGGCATCCCTTTGACCGACGATATTTTTCTGCAAGACACCTTAAATGATTTTATTGCAGATGGTCGTAAAACTTGGCGTTTGGTACGTAATCGTATCGCCCAGATTTTTGATGCTGAAAACGATAAACTCAAAAACAATACAAAACATAAAGAGACCATTTTATTTCGTTTAGATGAAATTGAAATGCAACTGCCAATACAAGTTGGTGATTATACAGATTTTTACGCAAGTAAAGAGCACGCAACCAATGTGGGCACAATGTTTAGAGATCCAGAAAATGCGCTAATGCCAAATTGGGTTCACATGCCTGTGGGTTACCATGGTCGTAGCTCATCTATTATTCCTTCAGGAATACCGGTTCATCGTCCGCAAGGTCAGACCATGCCAGAAGGTGCTAAATCACCAGTATTTGGTCCTTCAAAATTATTGGATTTTGAATTGGAAATGGCATTTATTACAACAGATGCCAATGATTTGGGAGAACCGATTCCAATTGAAGAAGCTGAAGAATATATCTTTGGTTTGGTATTATTTAACGATTGGTCTGCTCGCGATATTCAAAAATGGGAATATGTACCACTAGGACCTTTCTTAGGAAAAAGTTTTGCATCGTCCATGTCACCTTGGATTGTGACTTTAGATGCTTTGGAACCCTTTAGAGTTGCCAGTCCAAAACAAGACCCAAAACCTTTAGATTATCTTCAAACGAAAGGCAACAAGAGTTTTGACATTAATTTGGAGGCAGCAATACAACCAAAGGGTGCTAAAGAAACCATTGTTTGTAAATCTAATTTTAAATACATGTACTGGAACATGTCCCAGCAATTGGCACACCACACTGTAAATGGTTGCCCAGTAAATTCTGGAGATATGATGGGTAGCGGAACCATTTCTGGACCTACCGAAGATTCTTATGGATCAATGTTAGAACTATCATGGAAAGGCACAAAACCATTAAAAATGAAAGATGGCACAGAGCGTAAGTTTATAAACGATTACGATACCGTGATTATGAGAGGACATTGTGAAAAAGATGGCACACGCATAGGTTTTGGTCAGGTAAAAACACAATTGTTACCGGTTTTTAATCCAAAGAAGAAAAAGTAA
- a CDS encoding carboxypeptidase-like regulatory domain-containing protein, producing the protein MRTALNINIPEPCHEDWQKMTPQDQGRHCSSCEKTVFDFTTKTDEQIVKTFLNEGKVCGRFKSTQLNRELVLNRKEKNNYLSYVASTLFAFLSFGTQDVEAQGEPKIIQRDTLQKQTINGKSAISILNKKILHGTIFNSQKSTIQNSRITIKETGFTTLSYNDGKFTIKAELGNTIIIENEDYETLEVVIDNFSKKNIYLKIKALKNPLLTGITSPTEIGKIKIISNPEKISDIPFNEKQIEGTIISKTDGLPLPGVSVVNLRTQAATQTDFDGNFTINAVNGDELIFGFLGMKNFRKTLDENIYYKLEMNEDPGDCGENLIYAGYPDYTKMNKCLRQKARKEKRKKIKNGELERFTTGKLLYNISNIFRRKD; encoded by the coding sequence ATGAGAACAGCACTAAACATCAACATCCCAGAGCCTTGCCACGAAGATTGGCAAAAAATGACACCTCAAGATCAAGGTCGCCATTGTTCATCTTGCGAAAAAACGGTATTCGACTTTACGACCAAAACCGACGAGCAAATTGTAAAAACCTTTTTAAATGAAGGGAAAGTTTGTGGGCGATTTAAATCTACACAACTCAACAGAGAATTAGTTTTAAACCGAAAAGAGAAAAACAATTATCTATCGTACGTTGCCTCCACCCTTTTTGCCTTTTTAAGTTTTGGTACGCAGGATGTCGAAGCACAAGGAGAGCCCAAAATTATCCAAAGAGATACACTACAAAAGCAAACTATAAATGGTAAATCGGCAATATCGATCTTAAATAAAAAGATCCTTCACGGTACCATTTTTAATTCGCAAAAATCAACTATTCAAAATTCTAGAATTACAATTAAAGAAACTGGATTTACTACACTCTCCTATAATGACGGAAAATTCACGATCAAGGCAGAATTGGGTAATACTATAATTATTGAAAACGAAGATTACGAAACTTTAGAAGTTGTAATAGATAATTTCAGCAAAAAGAATATTTATTTAAAAATAAAAGCTTTAAAAAATCCTCTTTTAACTGGCATAACATCACCGACCGAAATTGGTAAAATAAAGATCATCTCAAATCCAGAAAAAATTAGCGATATTCCTTTTAATGAAAAACAAATTGAAGGAACTATTATTTCAAAAACAGACGGTTTACCTCTACCAGGAGTATCGGTTGTAAATCTTCGCACTCAAGCAGCAACGCAAACAGATTTTGATGGTAATTTTACAATTAATGCTGTAAATGGAGATGAATTGATATTTGGCTTTTTGGGTATGAAAAATTTTAGAAAAACTTTAGATGAGAATATATATTATAAATTGGAAATGAATGAAGATCCTGGTGATTGCGGTGAAAATTTAATATATGCTGGCTATCCAGATTATACTAAAATGAATAAATGTTTAAGACAAAAAGCCAGAAAAGAAAAACGCAAAAAAATCAAAAATGGAGAACTTGAACGCTTCACAACAGGTAAACTATTATATAACATCTCTAATATTTTCAGAAGAAAGGATTAA
- the mqo gene encoding malate dehydrogenase (quinone), with translation MADSSITIAKDYDLICVGAGIMSATLAVMAKLFDPNMKILILERLDDVALESSAAWNNAGTGHSALCELNYCPQENGKVSIEKAKDICNQFEVSKQFWSYLVSQGLIEKPEDFIQNVPHHSWVYGEDNVDYLKQRYEAMKTHFMFDTIEYTDRLEKMKEWFPLIANGRSSEEKIAASRIERGTEVNYGNLTRQLFSILETEFNTKVQTHHEVLDIDPDDGVEWSVIAKDLETNQKKYYDAQHVFIGAGGGSLLLLQKVEIDEKEGYGGFPVSGEWLVCNNEEVINQHYAKVYSKAGPDDPPMSTPHLDTRFINGKRELLFGPFAGFSPKFLKEGSMFDLFKSIKLDNISPMLGAFWHNLPLTKYLIEQLAMSHEDRMDDLRKFYKDAKSEDWEIKVAGQRVQIIKKNEFESGELQFGTEVVSSKDGSITCLLGASPGASTATHVMLNVLDKAFPEILNSEKGKQLRKEIVPTWNVEVTEELFREQLKISEEKLKL, from the coding sequence ATGGCAGATTCATCTATAACAATAGCTAAAGATTACGATTTAATTTGTGTTGGAGCAGGAATCATGAGCGCAACTCTTGCGGTTATGGCAAAATTGTTTGATCCTAATATGAAGATCCTTATTTTGGAAAGATTAGATGATGTGGCTCTAGAGAGTTCTGCTGCGTGGAATAACGCAGGAACCGGTCACTCTGCACTCTGTGAGTTGAATTATTGTCCGCAAGAAAACGGAAAAGTCTCCATTGAAAAAGCAAAGGACATATGCAACCAATTTGAGGTTTCCAAACAGTTTTGGTCTTATTTAGTGTCGCAAGGTTTAATAGAAAAACCAGAAGATTTTATACAAAATGTCCCTCACCACAGTTGGGTTTACGGTGAGGACAACGTTGACTATCTTAAACAACGATATGAAGCCATGAAAACGCATTTCATGTTTGATACCATTGAGTATACAGATCGTTTAGAAAAAATGAAAGAATGGTTCCCTTTAATTGCTAACGGTCGCTCTTCCGAAGAAAAAATAGCAGCAAGTCGCATTGAAAGGGGCACAGAGGTTAACTACGGAAATTTAACAAGACAACTCTTTAGCATCCTCGAAACTGAATTTAACACTAAAGTACAGACCCATCATGAGGTGTTGGACATTGATCCCGATGATGGCGTGGAATGGTCTGTGATTGCCAAGGACCTAGAAACCAACCAAAAAAAATACTATGATGCACAGCATGTTTTTATTGGAGCAGGAGGAGGCAGTTTATTGCTTTTACAAAAAGTTGAGATTGATGAAAAAGAAGGTTATGGTGGCTTTCCTGTAAGTGGAGAATGGCTGGTTTGTAATAATGAAGAGGTTATAAATCAACATTATGCCAAGGTGTATAGCAAAGCAGGACCAGATGATCCACCAATGTCAACGCCTCATTTGGATACCCGTTTTATAAACGGGAAACGGGAATTACTTTTTGGGCCATTTGCTGGTTTTAGTCCAAAATTTTTGAAAGAAGGATCTATGTTTGATTTGTTCAAATCAATTAAATTAGATAACATTTCTCCTATGCTGGGTGCGTTTTGGCACAACCTTCCGCTTACAAAATATCTTATTGAGCAATTGGCAATGTCTCACGAGGATCGTATGGATGACCTTCGGAAATTCTATAAGGACGCCAAAAGTGAGGATTGGGAAATTAAGGTGGCTGGACAGCGCGTTCAAATTATTAAAAAGAACGAATTTGAAAGTGGAGAACTACAATTTGGGACAGAGGTCGTAAGCAGTAAAGATGGTAGCATTACGTGCCTGCTTGGCGCCTCGCCTGGAGCGTCTACTGCTACGCATGTGATGCTCAATGTCTTGGATAAAGCATTTCCAGAAATTTTAAATTCTGAAAAAGGAAAACAATTACGAAAAGAAATTGTTCCCACTTGGAATGTTGAGGTTACCGAAGAATTGTTTAGGGAGCAATTAAAAATTTCCGAAGAAAAATTAAAGCTTTAA
- the clpB gene encoding ATP-dependent chaperone ClpB → MNFNNYTIKSQEAIQQAQQLAQSLGHQQIENEHIIKAIFEVDENVLPFILKKLNVNIDVLKLALDKQLENFPKVSGGELQISREASKSLNEASIVAKKMNDDYVSVEHLILAIFKSNSKIAQMLKDQGVTEKGLNAAIEELRKGDRVTSQSQEETYNSLNKYAKNLNQLAKDGKLDPVIGRDEEIRRILQILSRRTKNNPILVGEPGTGKTAIAEGLAHRIVDGDIPENLVDKQIYALDMGALIAGAKFKGEFEERLKAVIKEVTTSDGDIVLFIDEIHTLVGAGGGQGAMDAANILKPALARGELRAIGATTLDEYQKYFEKDKALERRFQKVMVNEPDTESAISILRGIKEKYETHHKVRIKDEAIIGAVELSERYITNRFLPDKAIDLMDAAASKLRMEINSKPEELDVLDRKIMQLEIEIEAIKREKDEVKLKSLRSDLANLKEERNEINAKWKSEKEVVDNIQTIKSKIEEYKLEAERAERDGDYGKVAEIRYGKIKEAQESLEKFQNELKENQNKSSLIKEEVTYEDIAEVVAKWTGIPVTKMLQSDREKLLKLEDQLHKRVVGQEEAIVAVSDAVRRSRAGLQNPQKPVGTFLFLGTTGVGKTELAKALAEYLFDDENAMTRIDMSEYQERHSVSRLVGAPPGYVGYDEGGQLTEAVRRKPYSVVLLDEIEKAHPDTFNILLQVLDEGRLTDNKGRVADFKNTIIIMTSNMGSQIIQERFEATKDVDSAIEAAKVEVLGLLKQTVRPEFLNRIDDTIMFTPLNQENIKEIVGLQLKGVQKMIAKQGITFDATPEAISYLAVKGYNPEYGARPVKRVIQKEVLNELSKEILSGKVTTDSIILLDSFDDKLVFRNEASMVSEEI, encoded by the coding sequence ATGAATTTTAATAATTATACCATAAAATCCCAAGAGGCAATCCAGCAAGCGCAACAACTTGCTCAGAGCTTGGGACATCAACAAATAGAAAATGAGCATATCATAAAAGCTATTTTTGAGGTTGATGAAAATGTATTGCCATTTATTTTGAAAAAACTTAATGTCAATATTGACGTTTTAAAATTGGCTTTGGATAAGCAATTGGAAAATTTCCCAAAAGTTTCGGGAGGAGAATTGCAAATTTCAAGAGAAGCCAGCAAATCACTTAACGAAGCGTCTATTGTTGCTAAGAAAATGAATGACGATTACGTTTCCGTAGAACATTTAATATTAGCGATTTTTAAGTCCAATAGTAAAATTGCCCAAATGCTAAAAGATCAAGGCGTAACCGAAAAAGGTTTGAATGCTGCGATTGAAGAGTTGAGAAAAGGTGATCGCGTGACATCCCAAAGCCAAGAGGAAACTTACAATTCACTCAATAAATACGCTAAAAACTTAAACCAGTTAGCTAAAGACGGTAAGCTGGATCCTGTTATTGGTCGTGATGAAGAAATAAGAAGAATACTTCAAATCTTATCCAGACGAACAAAAAATAACCCAATTTTAGTTGGTGAGCCAGGAACCGGTAAAACTGCGATTGCTGAAGGTTTAGCACATAGAATCGTAGATGGCGATATTCCAGAAAACTTAGTGGATAAGCAAATCTATGCGCTCGATATGGGAGCATTGATTGCAGGTGCTAAGTTTAAAGGAGAATTTGAAGAACGACTCAAAGCGGTCATCAAAGAAGTAACCACAAGTGATGGAGATATCGTATTATTTATTGACGAGATTCACACACTTGTTGGTGCAGGTGGCGGACAAGGAGCCATGGATGCAGCAAACATTCTAAAACCAGCATTGGCTCGTGGAGAACTGCGTGCCATTGGTGCAACAACACTTGATGAGTATCAAAAATACTTTGAAAAAGACAAAGCTTTAGAGCGTCGTTTCCAAAAAGTAATGGTCAATGAGCCAGATACCGAAAGTGCTATTTCGATACTTCGTGGTATTAAGGAAAAATATGAAACGCACCATAAAGTTCGTATTAAAGATGAAGCAATTATTGGTGCTGTGGAACTTTCAGAACGTTATATCACCAACCGTTTTCTGCCAGATAAAGCTATTGATTTAATGGATGCGGCTGCGTCTAAGTTGCGTATGGAAATCAACTCAAAACCAGAAGAACTCGACGTTTTGGATAGAAAGATCATGCAACTCGAAATTGAGATTGAGGCCATCAAACGTGAAAAGGACGAAGTAAAATTAAAATCTTTACGTTCGGATCTGGCAAATTTAAAAGAAGAACGAAATGAGATCAATGCCAAATGGAAAAGCGAGAAAGAGGTCGTTGACAACATTCAAACCATAAAGTCCAAAATTGAAGAGTACAAACTGGAAGCCGAACGTGCTGAGCGCGATGGTGACTACGGAAAAGTGGCTGAAATTCGCTACGGAAAGATAAAAGAAGCTCAGGAATCACTGGAAAAATTTCAGAATGAGCTTAAAGAAAATCAAAACAAAAGTTCTCTCATAAAAGAAGAAGTGACTTACGAAGATATTGCGGAAGTTGTGGCAAAATGGACAGGCATTCCTGTTACCAAAATGCTACAAAGTGATCGTGAGAAACTTTTAAAACTAGAAGATCAATTACATAAACGTGTGGTTGGGCAGGAAGAAGCTATTGTTGCTGTTAGTGATGCTGTGAGACGATCTCGAGCAGGTTTACAGAATCCTCAAAAACCAGTTGGAACATTCTTATTTTTAGGAACCACAGGTGTTGGTAAAACGGAATTAGCCAAAGCACTAGCAGAATATCTTTTTGATGATGAAAATGCCATGACGAGAATAGATATGAGCGAATACCAAGAACGCCACAGTGTGAGCAGATTAGTTGGTGCACCTCCAGGATATGTTGGTTATGACGAAGGTGGACAATTAACTGAAGCGGTTAGAAGAAAGCCATACTCGGTCGTATTATTGGATGAGATTGAAAAAGCACATCCAGATACCTTTAATATTTTATTGCAGGTATTGGATGAAGGTCGATTGACCGACAACAAAGGTCGTGTTGCAGATTTCAAGAATACGATAATAATTATGACCTCAAATATGGGAAGCCAGATCATACAAGAGCGTTTTGAAGCAACCAAAGATGTTGATTCTGCAATCGAGGCAGCAAAAGTGGAAGTTCTCGGGTTATTGAAACAAACCGTACGACCAGAGTTTTTAAATAGAATTGATGACACCATTATGTTTACTCCGTTAAACCAGGAAAACATTAAAGAAATTGTTGGTTTACAATTAAAGGGAGTGCAAAAAATGATTGCAAAACAAGGTATAACATTTGATGCAACACCAGAGGCGATTTCGTATTTAGCGGTTAAAGGCTACAATCCAGAATATGGTGCAAGACCCGTAAAACGTGTCATCCAAAAAGAAGTTTTAAATGAGCTTAGTAAAGAAATCCTATCTGGAAAAGTCACTACAGATAGTATTATTCTCTTAGATTCATTCGATGACAAATTAGTCTTTAGAAATGAAGCTAGTATGGTTTCCGAAGAAATCTAA
- a CDS encoding acyl-CoA thioesterase, with translation MQTHENFIVVAQDVIDERGHVNNVRYVEWVQDIAQSHWEMKTNPKTRDEFYWILVSHHIQYKAEALLGDVLRLKTYVKKSEGVRSTRIVEVYNKNTDKLLTTSETIWCFMSHENNKPARIPEDIIQLFS, from the coding sequence ATGCAAACCCACGAAAATTTTATTGTAGTTGCTCAAGATGTTATTGATGAGCGAGGTCACGTCAACAATGTTCGCTATGTGGAGTGGGTTCAAGATATTGCCCAATCACACTGGGAAATGAAAACCAATCCAAAAACCAGGGATGAGTTTTATTGGATTTTGGTAAGCCACCACATCCAATACAAAGCAGAGGCACTTTTAGGCGACGTGCTGCGATTGAAAACCTACGTAAAAAAATCTGAAGGTGTGCGCTCAACACGAATCGTAGAAGTTTATAATAAAAACACCGATAAGTTGTTAACTACCTCAGAAACGATTTGGTGTTTTATGTCTCACGAGAACAACAAACCTGCGAGAATTCCAGAAGATATTATACAACTTTTTAGTTAA
- a CDS encoding right-handed parallel beta-helix repeat-containing protein, whose translation MIKKIIYFLLTLGILISWSSCRKDFDFAPSTGGLEFSKDTIYLDTIFSNIGSSTYNLKVYNRSDNDISIPTVRLGQGEASNYRLNVDGLAGKEFNNVELLANDSLFIFVETTADIESLALNSLEFLYTDAIEFDSGSNQQKVELVTLIKDAVFIYPDRDNTTGVIETLTFDVDGDGTPDETTLQGRFLENDELTFTNEKPYVIYGYAAVDDGDVLTVEAGARVHFHANSGLLVTNNASLKINGDLSADQDALENEVIFQGDRLEPLYEDIPGQWGTIWLYNGSVDNDINYATIKNGTVGILCEGNQNEIDNKLTITNSQIYNFSNFGILARATSISAENVVLNNCGQSSFAGTFGGRYNFTHCTIANYWNTGGRQFPSLLLNNYITDQDNIDQGNNLTEANFNNCIIYGNDNPELILDEISSTSGFDFNFKFTNCLIRFQDNSNNFAGENYNLSDGELYENCIFNSDPDFELPFENMLMIGENSAANNAGSPAFIIANDILGMPRQSPPDLGAYKSVIFED comes from the coding sequence ATGATAAAAAAGATTATATACTTTCTACTAACACTTGGCATATTGATCTCTTGGAGCTCTTGTAGAAAAGATTTCGATTTTGCGCCAAGCACTGGAGGACTTGAGTTTTCTAAAGACACTATTTATTTGGATACCATTTTTTCAAATATTGGATCAAGCACTTATAACTTAAAAGTGTATAATCGTAGTGATAATGATATTTCAATCCCAACCGTAAGATTAGGACAAGGAGAAGCCTCTAATTATCGGTTAAACGTAGATGGTCTCGCAGGAAAAGAATTTAATAATGTAGAGCTTTTAGCAAATGACAGCCTGTTTATTTTTGTAGAGACAACCGCAGATATCGAGTCGCTTGCCCTAAACAGTTTAGAGTTTTTATATACAGATGCCATTGAGTTTGATAGTGGCAGCAACCAGCAAAAAGTGGAGTTGGTAACGTTAATTAAAGACGCAGTTTTTATCTATCCAGATCGAGATAATACCACGGGAGTCATAGAAACCCTAACTTTTGATGTTGATGGAGATGGAACGCCAGATGAAACTACATTACAAGGTCGTTTTCTAGAAAATGACGAGCTTACGTTCACAAACGAGAAACCTTACGTGATTTACGGTTATGCAGCTGTAGACGATGGTGATGTGCTCACGGTAGAAGCTGGAGCACGTGTGCATTTTCACGCAAATTCTGGATTATTGGTTACAAATAACGCCTCTCTAAAAATCAATGGTGATTTAAGCGCAGATCAAGACGCTTTAGAAAACGAAGTGATTTTTCAAGGTGACCGTTTAGAACCTTTGTATGAAGATATTCCAGGACAATGGGGAACTATTTGGCTCTACAACGGTAGTGTAGATAACGATATCAATTATGCGACTATAAAAAATGGCACTGTTGGTATATTGTGCGAGGGCAATCAAAATGAAATAGACAACAAGTTAACAATTACAAACTCACAGATTTATAATTTTAGTAACTTCGGAATATTAGCACGAGCAACTTCTATTTCTGCGGAAAATGTAGTGCTCAACAATTGCGGACAATCCTCTTTTGCAGGAACTTTTGGCGGAAGATATAATTTCACACATTGCACCATAGCGAATTACTGGAATACTGGCGGAAGACAATTTCCTTCCCTATTACTCAATAATTATATCACAGATCAAGATAATATTGACCAAGGCAATAATTTAACCGAAGCTAATTTTAACAACTGTATTATCTACGGAAATGACAATCCTGAACTCATTTTGGACGAAATCTCAAGTACTAGCGGTTTTGATTTTAATTTCAAGTTCACTAATTGTCTTATTCGCTTTCAAGACAATAGCAACAATTTTGCGGGTGAAAATTACAACCTAAGCGACGGTGAGCTTTACGAGAACTGTATTTTCAATAGCGATCCAGATTTTGAATTACCTTTTGAAAATATGTTGATGATTGGCGAAAATTCTGCAGCAAATAATGCTGGAAGTCCTGCTTTTATTATTGCTAATGATATTTTAGGAATGCCAAGACAATCACCTCCAGATTTGGGTGCTTATAAGAGTGTTATTTTTGAGGATTAA
- the ytxJ gene encoding bacillithiol system redox-active protein YtxJ yields MGIFKNMFGSSEPKEEKVLPWQPLTEVSQLSDIENRSQTKTQVIFKHSTTCGISRMAMKQFVSAYDLDSNIDLYYLDLLSYRNVSNETGYKFQVIHQSPQLLVIKNGTAVAHASHGEIAEVDLGKYE; encoded by the coding sequence ATGGGAATATTCAAAAATATGTTCGGTTCTTCAGAGCCTAAAGAAGAAAAAGTATTGCCTTGGCAACCACTAACAGAAGTATCACAACTGAGTGACATTGAAAACCGATCACAAACTAAAACGCAAGTCATATTTAAACATTCCACCACCTGTGGAATCAGTAGAATGGCAATGAAACAGTTTGTAAGCGCTTATGATTTGGATTCAAATATTGATTTATACTATTTGGATTTACTAAGCTATAGAAATGTTTCTAATGAGACTGGGTATAAATTTCAAGTGATACATCAATCACCACAACTTTTGGTTATTAAAAACGGTACAGCAGTTGCTCATGCAAGTCATGGTGAGATTGCTGAGGTCGATTTAGGTAAGTATGAGTAA